The following coding sequences are from one Hydra vulgaris chromosome 04, alternate assembly HydraT2T_AEP window:
- the LOC105843158 gene encoding beta-2 adrenergic receptor: MNNSYRNDSDDILSTSITILIVDSFLFLAISVVATFGNIVVFICYYKFRTLQTVTNVFILSLSASDLLVALFSIPLSFLLFVFNKYEKNLYYVGDMIPSILSIYSLALVAVNRALAITKPYFHEKMVTKKSATFSVVGTWSVMLSYSLIGMNSDKKSFTLSVVLATYVIPVVIMILSYTAMGFVAKRHAKELKKLDKTITRFRTDQASLIKEKLASSLEVDFFKVVATKSDSISINSSVNPKANQHLINSNTKLRHLKREFKAALTLSLILSCFIITWTPFMSLNMVHLANINVSHILVKYFKILHYANSAFNPVLYVVLNQKWRKAFAKILCFRKVKVHSHSSLIFSRSGFKTSSTKSSIGW, encoded by the coding sequence ATGAACAACTCTTATCGCAATGATAGTGACGACATCTTGTCTACAAGTATTACGATTCTTATCGTTGATTCGTTTCTTTTTCTCGCAATTTCTGTCGTAGCAACATTCGGGAATATCGTAGTTTTTATCTGTTATTACAAATTTCGTACGTTGCAAACAGTCACGAAtgtgtttattttatctttatcagCAAGCGATCTTCTGGTAGCATTATTCTCAATACCCCTGTCATTTTTACTGTTTGTGTttaacaaatatgaaaaaaatctgTACTACGTAGGTGATATGATTCCAAGCATTCTGTCAATATATTCATTAGCATTAGTTGCTGTCAATAGAGCTCTAGCAATTACAAAGCCATACTTTCATGAAAAAATGGTAACAAAAAAATCTGCCACGTTTTCAGTTGTTGGTACGTGGTCTGTGATGCTGAGTTATTCACTTATTGGCAtgaattctgataaaaaaagttttactctTTCTGTGGTTTTAGCAACCTATGTAATTCCTGTAGTTATCATGATTCTATCGTACACTGCAATGGGATTTGTCGCCAAAAGACAcgcaaaagaattaaaaaaacttgataaaacaatTACAAGATTTAGGACTGACCAAGCAAgcctaataaaagaaaaactcgCAAGTTCTTTagaagttgatttttttaaagttgtagcAACAAAAAGCGATTCTATATCCATTAATTCTTCTGTAAATCCTAAAGCAAACCAACATTTGATAAACAGCAATACAAAGTTACGTCATTTAAAACGAGAGTTTAAAGCAGCtttaacattatctttgatTCTCAGCTGTTTCATAATCACTTGGACGCCATTTATGTCATTAAACATGGTACATTTAGCAAACATAAATGTAAGTCACATATTAGTAAAGTACTTTAAAATACTTCATTACGCTAACTCTGCATTCAATCCAGTTCTGTATGTAGTCTTAAACCAAAAATGGCGCAAAGCTTTTGCTAAAATATTATGCTTCCGCAAAGTTAAAGTTCATTCGCACTCCTCACTAATATTTAGTCGATCTGGATTCAAAACATCATCTACAAAATCAAGCATAGGTTGGTAG